The Bacilli bacterium region GATTCCATCGCGGGGTCCCAGCCGTTACTGGACGATTTCATACCTTCGACATAAAACGAATTGCCACGGGAGCCGTTTTCACTCGTAATTGTTGGACGAGGCATATGGATGTCAGCCTCAACATAATTTCCTCCGCGGCTATTAGGCCATACATGTTCGCGGTTAACCGATCCCTGAAAAGAACCTGAAAATTTAACCGATGTGCCCGAATAAAATGAAATTATATTGTTGGAATTAGTCGGATCACCATCAGTTATCGGGTAATATTCGCCAAAGTTCTTATAGCCGATAGTTCTCTTACGCTTGCTAGAGTTTAAGCTCCGCAAAGCGGCAAGTAAATTATTGCCTTCCAATGAATTGCTGATTGAAGCGTAGTAACCAGTAGGTTCAGGCACGCTGGAATCAGATGAGGATTCGCTGGTTGATTGCTCTTCACTGCTTGAGGAACTGCTCTCGGAAGTGGGTTCTTCAATACTGGTCGTAGTGGAATCACTACTTGGTAAAGAAGTGGTCGAATTTGAACTAGTCCGGTCGTTTGCACAGCCGACTAGAAGCATAATAATTAATGGCAAGGCCATTTTTTTAAGTTTCATAAAGATCCTTTCAATTGTAATAATTATATTAATAAACAGTGTTCTTTTGTGCATCGAGAATTTTTACGATAGTCCGATTTCAAGCGTCAAAATTATTAATTGTTTAATAAATTATGACCAATACAGCTAACAGATTATTCGTTGCCTATATATAAACTAATACTTGAGTCCGATTGTTTTTTCCCATCGCTCGGCGGCCGGTAGCTGAAATGTTCATAAATCCTTCAATATCTCCATTTTGTTTATTAATTTAAGTTAAGGCGAAATGCTAAATTTGTCTTTTAATAGCACTTCTTTAGTCCGGTATATGCTACCACAATTTAGATTAGTTGTCGAAAAAAATTAATACTTTTATAAAAGAATTAAAAGTTGATTGCTATTCAATACTGAAGTCAGGTAAAGAACAAGCAATCAACTTAAACGGATTATTATGGATTGAATTAACGCATAAGAGCGAATAATTCGCAATTAATTATTATAAATACTCAACATGTAAATCGGCACTGGAAGAATCTTTGCTCTCTAATGTAATCTTGACATTAATCGGCGATTTAGTGCTCGGATTCCAGCGGTACGCCGATAGATCAAACGTTCCCTCGGTAAGGAAGTCCGAGTAGCTGATGTAAGATGTGTCTCCGGGAATACTATCATTAAAGTCATTCTCGAGAATTTCGACGATAAAGTTGCTCGTTCCCTGATTATTGTACATAAAGAATTGCCAAACATTCGGTTTAGACGATAAGGCAGCATTAATCTTGTAGACCACCACTCCGGGCTGACTGCGATATATTGGGTTATTGGAACGATGGCCTTGATATAGACCATCAGGAGTATAATACATAACCAGCAAGTATTCATCAAACGCATCACCATCATCAAGATTAGCCGAACCTCGAGGAATAAGTAAGACACTGTTCTCGCCATCGGTATCGAGCGAATAACTATCAAGAGTTACATCATATTGGTAACCTTTTTGAGCCACTAATGGACGATTCCATCCCCACATCAGCTTATTAAAAGGACCATGATCAGCGCAGTTATAATCCATCATATCCCAACCGCCGACCGGTCCGACATTGTAGGAGCTAGAATATAAATCGGGCATTCCTAATAGATGGCCAAATTCATGAATGTAGGTCTCGGCATTTACAGTAGTAGGAATGCCGAGTGAATCTTTCATAAACGCATAACTGGCCCACATATAATGACCGAATTCTACGCCATCAATCGTCGGATAAGCCGGAGTAAAAAAGTTAGAATGATAGACAAAGGCCCACCAAATATTGTTGTCCTCGCGATGAGCATACTGAACCGAATAGATAAAGGCTATACTATCAATGTAACCGTCGTCATTGTTATCATATTGGCTAAAATCAATCGTCTCATCAAGACTATCCAAAGCCTCGGCAATCATGTCCTCGTAGCCATTGAGAATACTATCGTAATAACTATAATTGCCAACTGTAGTGTACTTTGGGGCAATATCAAAATGAAGATTCAGTTTGCCATAACTTGATTTATTGTAGAAGCTTGACACCGATTCCCATCCTGTTTCTTCACTGCTTCCATTAAAGACTAAATTCAATTTTTCGTCATAACCAGTTTCAAATGGAGTGCCGTTAACTTCGACTGGAACCACGAGCATATTGACATCACCAATGGATGGCAAACCCGATTTTCCAAAGGCCTCAACTTGATATTCATTAATCGTTTTCGTGTCCGAAAGCGTATTAAGAATGCCGACTGGCAGCGGCTCTGAACTTGGTTCTTCGCTTGTCGTACTAGTAATTTCACTTGAGGTTGTAGATACTGATTCCGTGTTAGAAACCGATGGATCGCTCGTAACCGATGCGCTATTTGAATTTCCGGTTCCGGAACAGCCACTGGCCATTAATGCTACTAGCACTAATAAGTATTTTTTACTTTTCATAAAATTTCTCCCGTTTTTATTTTTAATATATATACCATATTTAAAAAGCCTTTTTTTATGTTAGCGTTTACAATGCGCTTGTAGAAAGTATTTTTATTTTTAAAAATAAAAAAAATAATGGCTAAATTTATAGCGATTTTTTAAATAAACGATTAAAACATCCGCAGAGCGACGGCAATATCAATTTTCTTGATTTTGAAGAAAGCCGTTAAGGTTGTAAGCAAAGAGATGCCCACGATAAGCAAAACAATAAAAAAATATATGGCGATATTAGCCGAAAACAAGGCATAGTTGATGTTAAAGACACTTGGGCTCATCATTACCAAATTAAAGAAGTGCAATCCGATTTGTGCCAAAATTAGCCCGAGAAGACTAGCTATCAAGGCTACATAAGTATTCAACAGAATAAAAATGCTATAGATTCGCCTATTGGATATTCCTAAAGATTTTAATATAGACATTTCCCTATACTTTTCTTTTACATTGGTTCCACAAGATATAATAAGGTATAAAATAGTAATCAATAATAGGGCTACTTCAACCGCAATTAGTACCATAAAGAAATCACTATTGACCATTATGTTAATTGATAAAACCGGTTCCACAATTTTAAGAGCAAAAAACATTTTTTCTTTAAGCATACTTTGAATCTGTGTTTTAGTTATATTAGCGCCTATAACATACCCAGATAAATACTTGTTGCGTTTTTCATTTAATTGATTATAAAAGCTTGAATCAACATAAATTCCGCTACTGTTATCATCCGTTATTCCCGTTATTACTAACTCCGGCTGAATATCGTATAAATTTATAACTGATTGATATAGTACAAAATTAGGACTGGCATTTAAATCTTTAAATTGCACAGTCTGGCCAACAACATTGTCTAAATCGTCGATATAATTTTGATTATCAAGGAGAAAATTACTAGAGACAACGACCTCGTTAATTGCAGTTGGTTTATGACCTTTTATTAAGTTGTTGTTATTGTAATTGGCATATTTTACTGCCGCTTCAGCGTAGGCTTTTGTATTAAATCCACTGATAAAAAAATTGCTAGCAGGAAGATTGTTTGTTGCCGTACGCTTTAGATTATCGAGTGTGGCTTGTGAGATAAAAGCGACACCATATTTTGTATAAAATAAATCTTCATTTTCATTTTCAAAGTTCGAGTTATTTTGAAGAGCCTCAACATCGGCTACTGGGTAATCAATATCAATAATATCGCCCAATGCTAAAACGGCATCACCATAAAAGCCATCGCTATTAAAGGATATATTTACAATTTCACTGTCCATAAAGTAGTGAACAAATGAAGTGACTGATATGCTGTTTTCGGAAGGAACAGCTACTTCTTTTCCATAAAACGCAACCGGTTGATCAATGATAGCCACGATTAAATTTAAATTATGAATGTCGGAGTTGGAGAATATATAACTCAGTGGTTCAATATCGGCATTAAGTAGACTGTTATATATTTTTTCGCCTGTAAACGAAGTTTTAATCTCGTTGGTCGGCGCATTAGTTTCTAATCGATAAACGCGGGAAAAATTTACATCATTGTTATTTAGCGCATTAAATATTGCTTGCGATTGATCAAATGCGATAACACTGCTTGTTGTAAAAACCAGGATAATATTAATTATCAGTAATATGATGGAAATGATGTTACGACCGATTTTATTTTTTAGCAAAAATAATGAGTACATAAAAATATGTCGGTTTTTAAACATAGTTGCCTTATTCCCATTGTTTAAAGTAAAAGTATCATTATTTTTACCGGTTAAAATTTGAATTTTTATCTTTGAATTCCGATATACTTGATATATGTCATACAAGACGCTCAAGTAATTTTCTTTTGAAGCTATAAAACTCTTTTTCTGATTATCACACGTACAGGCGATAACAAAGTTATCATTTTGCTGTTTATAACGAATAATGTCTAAAATCAAATCAAAAGCAGAAAATCCCTTTTGAGGAAAATCAATCTCATAGTCTTTAACGGAGAGATCCACTGCGTGATCGATTCTACCCGACTTAAGAAAAATTATTTGATCGCCATAAAAATAAGCGCTTGATAAATCATGGCTAGCAACGATAACGGTTTTTGAAATTGAAATTTCCTTTAAAAGCGTAAATATAATGGTTGAATTTTCCGCATCTAAACTACCTGTAGGCTCATCGAGAAGAATTATATCTCCGCCTTTTGCTAAAGCTCTACCGATGGCTAATCGCTGTTTTTCGCCTCCCGATAAAAACTTTGTCGGCGTATTTATTTTATTTTCTAGTCGTATTTTCTTTATAATTTTCATTACTAAAGCATCGTCATCACATACTATCTTCAAATTATCAATGACACTGAAATCATCCAGTAAATTAAATTCTTGAAAAACGAGCGATATCGTATCCTTTAACCGTTTCCGGGTATAATTATCATTATCGTAATCAATTATTTCA contains the following coding sequences:
- a CDS encoding endonuclease, coding for MKLKKMALPLIIMLLVGCANDRTSSNSTTSLPSSDSTTTSIEEPTSESSSSSSEEQSTSESSSDSSVPEPTGYYASISNSLEGNNLLAALRSLNSSKRKRTIGYKNFGEYYPITDGDPTNSNNIISFYSGTSVKFSGSFQGSVNREHVWPNSRGGNYVEADIHMPRPTITSENGSRGNSFYVEGMKSSSNGWDPAMESFGKEKYRGISARIIFYCVVASSNLSLVDTNNDSTGNNTMGKLSDLLSWNLRYGIDSTENQRNEAIASDAIQGNRNPFIDHPEYACKIWGNYNSNTRSVCGL
- a CDS encoding M6 family metalloprotease domain-containing protein yields the protein MKSKKYLLVLVALMASGCSGTGNSNSASVTSDPSVSNTESVSTTSSEITSTTSEEPSSEPLPVGILNTLSDTKTINEYQVEAFGKSGLPSIGDVNMLVVPVEVNGTPFETGYDEKLNLVFNGSSEETGWESVSSFYNKSSYGKLNLHFDIAPKYTTVGNYSYYDSILNGYEDMIAEALDSLDETIDFSQYDNNDDGYIDSIAFIYSVQYAHREDNNIWWAFVYHSNFFTPAYPTIDGVEFGHYMWASYAFMKDSLGIPTTVNAETYIHEFGHLLGMPDLYSSSYNVGPVGGWDMMDYNCADHGPFNKLMWGWNRPLVAQKGYQYDVTLDSYSLDTDGENSVLLIPRGSANLDDGDAFDEYLLVMYYTPDGLYQGHRSNNPIYRSQPGVVVYKINAALSSKPNVWQFFMYNNQGTSNFIVEILENDFNDSIPGDTSYISYSDFLTEGTFDLSAYRWNPSTKSPINVKITLESKDSSSADLHVEYL
- a CDS encoding ATP-binding cassette domain-containing protein; the encoded protein is MIEISHLTKSFQNGNLVFNALSNVSISIPDKRLIFLSGESGSGKTTLLSIIGLLQKPTSGQVMISNEIIDYDNDNYTRKRLKDTISLVFQEFNLLDDFSVIDNLKIVCDDDALVMKIIKKIRLENKINTPTKFLSGGEKQRLAIGRALAKGGDIILLDEPTGSLDAENSTIIFTLLKEISISKTVIVASHDLSSAYFYGDQIIFLKSGRIDHAVDLSVKDYEIDFPQKGFSAFDLILDIIRYKQQNDNFVIACTCDNQKKSFIASKENYLSVLYDIYQVYRNSKIKIQILTGKNNDTFTLNNGNKATMFKNRHIFMYSLFLLKNKIGRNIISIILLIINIILVFTTSSVIAFDQSQAIFNALNNNDVNFSRVYRLETNAPTNEIKTSFTGEKIYNSLLNADIEPLSYIFSNSDIHNLNLIVAIIDQPVAFYGKEVAVPSENSISVTSFVHYFMDSEIVNISFNSDGFYGDAVLALGDIIDIDYPVADVEALQNNSNFENENEDLFYTKYGVAFISQATLDNLKRTATNNLPASNFFISGFNTKAYAEAAVKYANYNNNNLIKGHKPTAINEVVVSSNFLLDNQNYIDDLDNVVGQTVQFKDLNASPNFVLYQSVINLYDIQPELVITGITDDNSSGIYVDSSFYNQLNEKRNKYLSGYVIGANITKTQIQSMLKEKMFFALKIVEPVLSINIMVNSDFFMVLIAVEVALLLITILYLIISCGTNVKEKYREMSILKSLGISNRRIYSIFILLNTYVALIASLLGLILAQIGLHFFNLVMMSPSVFNINYALFSANIAIYFFIVLLIVGISLLTTLTAFFKIKKIDIAVALRMF